One Schistocerca nitens isolate TAMUIC-IGC-003100 chromosome 1, iqSchNite1.1, whole genome shotgun sequence DNA segment encodes these proteins:
- the LOC126198090 gene encoding uncharacterized protein LOC126198090 → MSYRETTEDLETLVGKLTTLITDTFKCCIRNYEALLPYLGKKETNSKTRHKLVQVNILLNKLNEDLVSLRVEYAGNSSYEQKGKSVLCEGDRKRRMNDLLELGGHETKNIKMKVQFTNNTKHSIALTPETGINMQSENIVLMDSEETGNTQDQKSDIHRKKNTKMEIQDSKEVKDTHELPITNSQIHAVQKSCDTTKNEKTVCFADDEESESVPDRFVKGNTYDKSADSTIHTESNEACVPLQNVESEISSQEKCEDSDIVLSKDPITYVPVQSVEEVCNVRHELYGIKKHKKNSFKCTLCTCVVSDMKTLYSHVQGKKHLKKLAGKACWIRIAEVPNNTSESAASVSMCSTVACSLTDTVASNSCESIVSDSVCSAVSCSPAEIGPSNSSESTASDSVSPVFCSLADNVAIVEDKDKVASMKRAVVLEHIWTYFDPPFHFNKKFIRFHLGRIICYLCYEETGRYILDVRKHISKVSHLDRINTLRNMNLKNKSSNILMFDVPGSLKNIVPATQFSLRNYGFFCSVCNCFCENTVVLNHMTSESHGKKLDEIPKSV, encoded by the coding sequence ATGAGTTACCGAGAAACAACAGAAGATTTAGAAACATTAGTGGGCAAATTAACCACTCTGATAACTGATACTTTCAAATGTTGCATAAGGAACTATGAAGCCTTACTGCCATACCTTGGGAAAAAGGAAACAAATTCTAAAACACGTCACAAATTAGTACAAGTTAATATACTGTTAAACAAGTTAAATGAAGACCTTGTGAGTCTAAGAGTTGAATATGCAGGTAACTCATCATATGAACAAAAAGGGAAGTCTGTTCTGTGTGAAGGAGATAGGAAGAGAAGAATGAATGATCTACTCGAGTTAGGTGGACATGAgaccaaaaatataaaaatgaaagtgCAATTTACCAACAATACAAAGCATTCCATTGCATTAACTCCAGAGACTGGAATCAATATGCAGTCAGAGAATATAGTATTAATGGATAGTGAAGAAACAGGTAATACACAGGATCAGAAGTCGGACATACACaggaagaaaaacacaaaaatggaGATACAAGATTCAAAGGAAGTCAAAGATACACATGAATTGCCTATAACTAATAGTCAGATTCATGCTGTTCAGAAATCATGTGACACTACAAAAAATGAAAAGACAGTATGTTTTGCTGATGATGAAGAAAGTGAATCTGTGCCAGATAGATTTGTGAAGGGTAATACATATGATAAATCTGCTGACAGTACCATTCATACAGAAAGTAATGAAGCATGTGTTCCATTACAAAATGTAGAAAGTGAGATTAGCAGTCAAGAGAAATGTGAAGACAGTGACATTGTTCTTAGTAAAGATCCTATAACATATGTACCTGTTCAGAgcgtggaggaagtgtgtaatgtaagGCATGAACTATATGGTATCAAAAAGCACAAGAAAAATAGTTTTAAGTGTACACTGTGCACGTGTGTAGTTTCTGACATGAAAACACTGTATAGTCATGTGCAAGGAAAGAAGCACCTAAAGAAACTGGCTGGCAAGGCTTGTTGGATCAGAATTGCTGAAGTTCCAAATAACACCAGTGAAAGTGCAGCATCTGTTTCTATGTGTTCTACAGTTGCCTGCTCACTCACTGATACTGTTGCAAGTAATAGCTGTGAAAGTATAGTGTCTGATTCTGTGTGTTCTGCTGTTTCCTGCTCGCCTGCTGAAATTGGTCCAAGTAACAGCAGTGAAAGTACAGCATCTGATTCTGTGAGTCCTGTTTTCTGCTCTCTGGCTGATAATGTTGCTATTGTAGAGGACAAAGACAAGGTAGCATCAATGAAACGTGCAGTTGTGTTAGAGCATATATGGACTTATTTTGATCCACCATTTCACTTTAACAAAAAATTCATTAGGTTTCATTTGGGGCGAATAATCTGTTACCTTTGTTATGAAGAGACAGGAAGGTACATACTCGATGTGAGGAAGCACATTTCTAAAGTAAGTCATCTGGATCGGATAAATACATTACGAAACATGAATTTGAAAAATAAATCCTCCAATATACTAATGTTTGATGTACCAGGCAGCCTAAAGAACATTGTTCCTGCTACACAGTTTAGTTTGAGAAACTATGGTTTCTTTTGTAGTGTGTGCaactgtttctgtgaaaatacagtTGTGTTAAATCACATGACAAGTGAAAGCCATGGCAAAAAGCTAGATGAAATTCCAAAATCGGTATAG